The DNA window AATCAACAAATCGCATAAAAATATTATCAACTGTGCCACCATAATATCCGGACACGAGTCCTACTAATATACCGATAATTCCTGTTAGTAAAGTGATTAAAATACCGATAGCTAATGAATTTCGCGTACCAATGATTAATTGACCAAAAATATCACGACCACCGTAATCAGTTCCTAACCAATACATAGAAGATGGAGCCTCATAAAGAGCAAACAAATCAACTTTGATGATATCGTCTTGGTCGAGAATAACTGAAGTTCCGAAAACGCCTACAATGGTTAAAAACAAAAATGCTAACGAAACTAGTGCAACTTTATCCCGTATTAATTCTCTTAGTAATATACTAAATCCGGATGGGCTTTTAGCGAGATCCACATCTGGGATTTGTGTTCCACCGTCTTTATCAAGTCTCATATTTACACCTCAAAATTATCATTTATTATTTAATTCGAATACGTGGATCTACTAAACTCAAGATAATATCTGATAACAACGCTCCTATGATTGCGGCAAGTCCAAACAAAAGTACAAGCGCTGTCATTACACTGTAATCACGCAAACTGATTGAAGAAAGGAATAACTCTCCCATCCCTGGATAACCAAAGATACTCTCTATGAATATCGTTCCACCAATCAATCCAGTTATTTCGTATCCAAAGAACGCCGCGATTGGAAGCAGGGAATTTCTTAATACGTGACGATTATAGACACGTGATTCGGATGCACCTTTCGCTCGAGCTGTTACGATAAAATCTTTTTGCTTTGTATCAATAATCTCACTTCTCAAATACTGAACTGTCGAAACAGTGGTAATCAATGCCATCGATAAAGCTGGCAATAATAAATGATTTATTTTGCTGATAAAATATTCGAATGTTCCTGGTGTAGTACCAGGTGTGACACTACCGCTAGTTGGGAACCAGCTTAATTGGAAGCCGAAAATAAATAACATAACTAATGCAAAAATAAATAATGGTGCTGCAAATCCAATATACGTATAACCCGTAATTGCACGGTCTAACCAAGTATCATTAAACCGGCCACTAATAATCCCAAGTGGAATTGCGATTAAATACGTTAAAATTAATGTTGCTAAAGATAACCATAGCGTATTGATCATTCGGGCTCCGATTAAATCAGCTACTGGCATTTTAAAACGGAATGATTGCCCAAAATCTCCTTGTACAACGCCTTTAATCCAGTCTATGTACTGTACATACCAAGGATTGTTCAATCCAAGACGTTCTCTCATTGCCTCGATTGTAGCCGGATCAATACTTGGATCAATTAATCCAGTTAATGCATCACCAGGCATAGCCTGAGCTAAAATGAATACTAACAGACTTAAGACAATAATTTGCGGGATGGTGATAAGTGTTCTCCGAACAATTAATTTCCACATATCCCCAAGCTCCCTTCTGCAATAGCTACGTGGTGAGTAGCTGATATTGGTTTTAAGGAGAATGGCAAGCCATCTTCATCAAAAAAGTCTTTTTCTAAATTATCGTATTCAGATTTCACCCGTTTTCGATTTTCGTAATGCATTTCTCGTTTGCGCGGATCGCTATCAGGGATTGCAGCGATTAACCGTTTCGTATAA is part of the Planococcus sp. PAMC 21323 genome and encodes:
- the opp4B gene encoding oligopeptide ABC transporter permease; the protein is MWKLIVRRTLITIPQIIVLSLLVFILAQAMPGDALTGLIDPSIDPATIEAMRERLGLNNPWYVQYIDWIKGVVQGDFGQSFRFKMPVADLIGARMINTLWLSLATLILTYLIAIPLGIISGRFNDTWLDRAITGYTYIGFAAPLFIFALVMLFIFGFQLSWFPTSGSVTPGTTPGTFEYFISKINHLLLPALSMALITTVSTVQYLRSEIIDTKQKDFIVTARAKGASESRVYNRHVLRNSLLPIAAFFGYEITGLIGGTIFIESIFGYPGMGELFLSSISLRDYSVMTALVLLFGLAAIIGALLSDIILSLVDPRIRIK